The Hyphomicrobiales bacterium genome has a window encoding:
- a CDS encoding sn-glycerol 3-phosphate transport system permease protein, with protein MKVSRNALYGSLLLLPATVLLWAFTYQPILTTIINSFYSTPRGRRPSRFIGFEHYATMAADPVFWKALTNNLIYAAATIPLSIVLALAMALLVQGSLRGTTLTRMAFFTPTVLPMVAVANIWLFFYAPDYGLIDQVLSLFGLGGNNWLGNRDTALWALIVITVWKEAGFFMIFYLAGLQQISPTLLEAADLEGASYWQRLRRVVIPLLMPTTLFIAINAVIGAFRLVDHVVAMTKGGPDNATMLLLYYLYQVGFSFWDTNYAAAITVVLLAFLAAIALFQFGYADKRVHYR; from the coding sequence ATGAAGGTCTCGCGCAACGCCCTCTACGGAAGCCTGCTGCTGCTGCCGGCGACGGTGCTGCTCTGGGCCTTCACCTATCAGCCGATCCTGACCACCATCATCAACAGCTTCTATTCGACCCCGCGCGGCCGGCGGCCCTCCCGCTTCATCGGCTTCGAGCATTACGCCACGATGGCCGCCGACCCGGTCTTCTGGAAGGCGTTGACCAACAACCTGATCTACGCGGCCGCCACGATCCCGCTCTCGATCGTGTTGGCCCTCGCCATGGCGCTGCTGGTGCAGGGCAGCCTGCGCGGCACCACCCTGACGCGCATGGCCTTCTTCACCCCGACCGTTCTGCCGATGGTCGCGGTCGCCAATATCTGGCTGTTCTTCTACGCCCCCGACTACGGGCTGATCGACCAGGTCCTCTCCCTGTTCGGCCTCGGCGGCAACAACTGGCTCGGCAATCGCGATACGGCGCTGTGGGCGCTGATCGTGATCACGGTCTGGAAGGAGGCGGGGTTCTTCATGATCTTCTACCTCGCCGGGCTGCAGCAGATCTCGCCGACCCTGCTCGAAGCCGCCGACCTCGAAGGGGCGAGCTACTGGCAGCGCCTGCGTCGGGTGGTGATCCCGCTGCTGATGCCGACGACCCTGTTCATCGCGATCAATGCCGTGATCGGCGCCTTCCGCCTGGTCGATCATGTCGTGGCGATGACCAAGGGCGGCCCCGACAATGCGACCATGCTGCTGCTCTACTACCTCTACCAGGTCGGTTTCAGCTTCTGGGACACCAATTACGCCGCCGCCATCACGGTCGTTCTGCTCGCCTTCCTGGCAGCGATCGCTCTGTTCCAGTTCGGCTATGCCGACAAGCGGGTGCACTATCGATGA
- a CDS encoding Flavodoxin reductases (ferredoxin-NADPH reductases) family 1: protein MSYGFLDIAVTPSVRAVQAGMGADHLWQDFKGHRAFDRFTENEAAFIADRDSFYMATVSETGWPYVQHRGGPRGFLKLLDDRTLAFADYRGNRQYISTGNLAADGRACLFLMDYPRRARLKIYARIETLALDADPALTETVIDSGYRAKLERIFRLRLESFDWNCSQHITPRFAEAEVAEAVRPLRDRLIALETENARLRARLAAREGV from the coding sequence ATGTCCTACGGATTTCTCGACATCGCCGTGACGCCCAGCGTCCGGGCGGTCCAGGCCGGCATGGGAGCGGACCACCTCTGGCAGGACTTCAAGGGTCATCGCGCATTCGACCGCTTCACGGAGAACGAGGCCGCCTTCATCGCCGACCGCGACAGCTTCTACATGGCGACGGTCTCCGAGACCGGGTGGCCCTATGTGCAGCATCGCGGCGGGCCGCGCGGCTTCCTGAAGCTGCTGGACGATCGCACGCTGGCCTTCGCCGATTATCGCGGCAATCGCCAATACATCAGCACGGGCAATCTCGCAGCCGATGGCCGGGCGTGCCTGTTCCTGATGGACTATCCGCGCCGGGCGCGCCTCAAGATCTATGCGCGCATCGAGACCCTCGCCCTCGACGCCGACCCGGCTCTGACCGAAACCGTCATCGACTCCGGCTATCGGGCCAAGCTCGAACGCATCTTCCGACTGCGGCTGGAAAGCTTCGACTGGAACTGCTCGCAGCACATCACGCCGCGCTTCGCCGAGGCGGAGGTCGCCGAAGCGGTTCGTCCGCTTCGCGACCGCCTCATCGCGCTCGAAACCGAGAATGCCAGGCTTCGCGCCCGCCTGGCCGCCAGAGAAGGCGTCTGA
- the ugpC gene encoding sn-glycerol-3-phosphate import ATP-binding protein UgpC: MSAIEVRGLTKAWGSTHAVDGIDFRVEEGEFLALLGPSGCGKSTTLRLIAGLDEPTSGSIVIGGRDVTALPPAQRQLSMVFQSYALFPHLNVADNIVFGLSVRGVSKAEQRDRLARVVDLLGLSQLLERKPSQLSGGQQQRVALGRALIAQTQVCLMDEPLSNLDAKLRHEMRTEIRALQRRLGITMVFVTHDQTEAMSMADRVILMRAGRIEQNGTPASLYERPASTFVGGFIGTPPMNVIDMPATLRTPGGPTRKLGIRPEDIAFSESGLQVTVEGAEYFGADSVTACRLDDQLLFVRTAGQPLKAPGSVAHLAWPKKAESIFDSETGLRIDEAGRPAGAHHA, from the coding sequence ATGTCGGCAATCGAAGTCCGCGGCCTGACGAAAGCCTGGGGCAGCACCCATGCCGTGGACGGGATCGATTTTCGCGTCGAGGAAGGCGAGTTCCTCGCCCTGCTCGGCCCTTCCGGCTGCGGCAAGTCAACCACGCTCCGGCTGATCGCCGGCCTCGACGAGCCGACCTCGGGCAGCATCGTCATCGGCGGGCGCGACGTGACCGCGCTGCCGCCGGCCCAGCGCCAGCTCTCGATGGTCTTCCAGTCCTACGCGCTGTTTCCGCATCTGAACGTCGCCGACAACATCGTCTTCGGCCTCTCGGTGCGCGGCGTCTCGAAGGCGGAGCAGCGCGACCGCCTCGCGCGGGTCGTCGACCTGCTCGGATTGTCTCAGCTTCTAGAGCGCAAGCCCTCGCAGCTCTCCGGCGGCCAGCAGCAGCGCGTCGCGCTCGGACGGGCGCTGATCGCCCAGACCCAGGTCTGCCTGATGGACGAGCCGCTCTCCAATCTCGACGCCAAGCTGCGCCACGAGATGCGAACCGAGATCCGCGCGCTGCAGCGCCGGCTCGGCATCACCATGGTCTTCGTCACCCACGATCAGACCGAGGCGATGAGCATGGCCGATCGCGTCATCCTGATGCGCGCAGGCAGGATCGAGCAGAACGGCACCCCCGCCTCCCTCTACGAACGGCCCGCCTCGACCTTCGTCGGCGGCTTCATCGGCACGCCGCCGATGAACGTCATCGACATGCCCGCCACGCTGCGCACGCCCGGCGGCCCCACCCGAAAGCTCGGCATCCGGCCCGAGGACATCGCCTTCTCCGAAAGCGGCCTGCAAGTCACGGTCGAAGGCGCCGAATATTTCGGTGCCGACTCCGTCACAGCTTGCCGTCTCGACGACCAGCTTCTCTTCGTCCGCACGGCCGGCCAGCCGCTGAAGGCGCCGGGTTCCGTCGCCCATCTCGCCTGGCCGAAGAAGGCCGAGAGCATCTTCGACAGCGAGACCGGCCTGCGGATCGACGAGGCCGGCCGCCCGGCCGGTGCCCATCACGCATAA
- a CDS encoding Inositol-1-monophosphatase, translating to MSLPSAADQDAVETLSREAGALALDHFARVANLPVTMKGHLDLVTEADQAVERFIAAGLRRLFPEDGVLGEEGSGQDSRSGRLWVVDPIDGTANFVRGNDQWAVSIGLFEAGRPRFGIIHPPVRGQLFRGGPGQPATLNGQPLPPARPLDPSRALIGISLHPATPVETRLATIRHIIGKLRLDFRTCGASTITLMDMATAQLDGYVCDGIASWDVMAALPILESLSYACSLDWSRTALTDKLGFVCGTEEFLLAMEEVCPVPPNA from the coding sequence ATGAGCCTACCTTCCGCCGCCGACCAGGACGCCGTCGAAACGCTCTCGCGCGAGGCCGGCGCTCTCGCGCTCGACCATTTCGCGCGCGTCGCCAACCTACCCGTTACGATGAAGGGACATCTCGACCTCGTGACGGAGGCCGACCAGGCAGTCGAACGCTTCATCGCCGCGGGCTTGCGCCGGCTCTTCCCGGAGGACGGCGTGCTCGGCGAGGAAGGCAGCGGTCAGGACAGCCGCAGCGGGCGCCTCTGGGTGGTAGACCCAATCGACGGAACCGCGAATTTCGTGCGCGGCAACGATCAATGGGCGGTCTCGATCGGCCTGTTCGAGGCCGGTCGCCCGCGCTTCGGTATCATCCACCCCCCGGTTCGCGGCCAGCTCTTCCGTGGCGGTCCCGGGCAACCGGCAACGCTGAACGGGCAGCCCCTGCCCCCCGCCAGACCGCTCGATCCGTCGCGGGCCCTGATCGGCATCAGCCTCCACCCGGCGACCCCCGTCGAAACCCGCCTCGCCACGATCCGCCACATCATCGGCAAGCTGCGGCTCGACTTCCGCACCTGCGGCGCCTCGACGATCACGCTCATGGACATGGCAACGGCCCAGCTCGATGGCTATGTCTGCGACGGCATCGCGAGCTGGGACGTGATGGCGGCGCTGCCGATCCTGGAAAGCCTCAGCTATGCCTGCTCGCTCGACTGGTCGCGCACGGCGCTGACCGACAAGCTAGGTTTCGTCTGCGGGACAGAAGAATTCCTGCTTGCGATGGAAGAAGTCTGCCCCGTTCCGCCCAACGCCTAA
- the cpdA gene encoding 3',5'-cyclic adenosine monophosphate phosphodiesterase CpdA: MTMLIAHISDFHVFADRKETHLVRDDAEAAARKVVADLAAFRPALDGIVLTGDLTDGGSETDYALLKDILAALTCPVFVLPGNHDKRVTLRAAFGDNLPFAPDGFLHYEARLDHIRILALDTLVEGRGEGRLCAERQAWAAARLAEPHDGPTIVAMHHPPFPTGIVALDVATLVEGAEELGRMVRDAPSDIRILCGHVHRPVQANWNGRFAAIGGSPAFQIGLDLSGQAEEPGLVREPYCYFIHRFDDRGDVSMHTRYVQI; encoded by the coding sequence ATGACCATGCTGATCGCCCATATCTCGGATTTCCACGTCTTCGCGGACCGGAAGGAAACCCATCTCGTCCGCGACGATGCGGAAGCTGCAGCCCGGAAGGTCGTGGCCGATCTCGCCGCCTTCCGGCCGGCGCTCGACGGCATCGTCCTGACGGGTGACCTGACCGATGGCGGCTCGGAAACCGATTACGCCCTGCTGAAGGACATCCTGGCCGCGCTGACCTGCCCGGTCTTCGTCCTGCCCGGCAATCACGACAAGCGCGTCACCCTGCGGGCCGCCTTCGGCGACAATCTGCCTTTCGCGCCTGACGGCTTCCTTCATTACGAGGCACGGCTGGATCATATCCGCATCCTCGCGCTCGACACGCTGGTGGAGGGGCGCGGCGAAGGCCGGCTCTGCGCCGAGCGGCAGGCCTGGGCGGCCGCGCGCCTCGCCGAACCGCATGACGGCCCGACCATCGTCGCGATGCATCACCCGCCCTTCCCGACCGGCATCGTCGCGCTCGATGTCGCGACGCTGGTCGAGGGTGCCGAGGAGCTTGGCCGCATGGTCCGCGATGCGCCCTCCGACATCCGCATCCTCTGCGGCCATGTCCACCGCCCGGTGCAGGCCAATTGGAACGGCCGCTTCGCCGCGATCGGCGGCAGCCCCGCCTTCCAGATCGGCCTCGACCTCAGCGGCCAGGCCGAGGAGCCCGGGCTGGTGCGCGAGCCCTATTGCTATTTCATCCATCGCTTCGACGACCGCGGCGATGTCTCCATGCACACACGCTACGTCCAGATCTGA
- a CDS encoding sn-glycerol 3-phosphate transport system permease protein has translation MSGFSRIRPGFALANVAAWLLAFIWVAPLLYAFWTAFHPPAYAARFDLAAPWTLENFERVWQAAPFARYFLNTFLLVTLILVSQLVICTLAAYAFVCFPFRGSNLLFLLVLIQLMIMPEALLVENYRTLGNIGLLNTLLGMGMPYLASAFGIFLIRQTFKGVPKELEEAARLEGANPLQILWRVFIPVARPTLIAFGLVTVSYHWNNFLWPLVVSNSVEVRPITVGLQVFATVEQGVDWSLVTAATLLSVAPLLCAFLIFQRQFVQSFMRAGIR, from the coding sequence ATGAGCGGCTTTTCTCGCATCCGGCCGGGCTTCGCGCTGGCCAACGTCGCGGCCTGGCTGCTCGCCTTCATCTGGGTGGCGCCACTGCTCTACGCCTTCTGGACGGCGTTCCACCCGCCGGCCTATGCCGCGCGCTTCGACCTCGCCGCGCCCTGGACGCTGGAGAACTTCGAGCGCGTCTGGCAGGCGGCGCCCTTCGCGCGCTATTTCCTCAACACCTTCCTGCTGGTGACGCTGATCCTGGTCAGCCAGCTCGTGATCTGCACGCTGGCGGCCTATGCCTTCGTCTGTTTTCCCTTCCGTGGCTCGAACCTGCTGTTCCTGCTCGTGCTGATCCAGCTGATGATCATGCCCGAGGCGCTGCTGGTCGAGAACTACCGCACCCTCGGCAACATCGGCCTGCTCAACACGCTGCTCGGCATGGGCATGCCTTATCTCGCTTCCGCCTTCGGCATCTTCCTGATCCGGCAGACATTCAAGGGCGTGCCGAAGGAGCTGGAGGAGGCGGCGCGCCTGGAGGGCGCCAATCCGCTCCAGATCCTCTGGCGCGTCTTCATCCCCGTCGCGCGGCCGACCCTGATCGCCTTCGGACTGGTGACGGTCAGCTACCATTGGAACAACTTTCTCTGGCCGCTGGTGGTCTCGAACTCTGTCGAGGTCCGGCCGATCACCGTCGGCCTGCAGGTCTTCGCCACGGTCGAACAGGGCGTCGACTGGAGCCTGGTGACGGCCGCGACGCTGCTTTCGGTCGCACCGCTGCTCTGCGCCTTCCTGATCTTCCAGCGCCAGTTCGTGCAAAGCTTCATGCGAGCCGGCATCCGGTGA
- a CDS encoding DNA-binding transcriptional LysR family regulator: MDRLEAMATLLAVVDKGSFTAASRDLGVPLATVSRKVNELETYLGTRLLIRTTRKVALTDAGVAYVASVRRILAEIDEAERIATGEFQAPRGELVLTAPLLFGRLYLLPIVAEFLAAYPEIDVRLLFSDRNLHLVEDHVDMAVRIGRLPDSTLIATRVGSMRTVVCVSPRLCAGRGLPRSPAELANLPCVNFEALQPISAWPFRAKDGKLAMEVPISARLSVTTAEAAVWAASEAVGATRVLHYQCADAVRAGLLQIVLADFEVEALPVHLLHAGRGALPLKMRVFLEFAARRLRERLGAL, encoded by the coding sequence GTGGATCGCCTCGAAGCCATGGCCACCCTCTTGGCGGTGGTCGACAAAGGAAGCTTCACGGCGGCAAGTCGCGATCTCGGCGTGCCTCTGGCCACCGTCAGCCGGAAAGTGAACGAGCTCGAGACTTATCTCGGGACGCGGCTCCTCATCCGCACGACCCGCAAGGTGGCGTTGACCGATGCCGGCGTCGCCTATGTCGCGTCGGTCCGGCGTATCCTGGCGGAGATCGACGAAGCGGAGCGGATCGCGACCGGCGAATTTCAGGCCCCTCGCGGCGAGCTCGTCCTGACCGCTCCGCTCCTCTTCGGGCGCCTTTACCTCCTGCCCATCGTCGCCGAGTTCCTGGCCGCCTATCCGGAGATCGATGTGCGGCTGCTCTTCTCGGATCGCAATCTCCATTTGGTCGAGGATCATGTCGACATGGCGGTGCGGATCGGCCGGCTGCCGGACAGCACCCTGATCGCGACCCGCGTCGGGTCGATGCGGACGGTGGTGTGCGTCAGCCCGAGGCTATGCGCCGGGCGGGGGCTGCCTCGGTCGCCAGCGGAGCTGGCGAACCTGCCATGTGTGAATTTCGAGGCCTTGCAGCCCATCTCCGCCTGGCCGTTTCGAGCGAAGGACGGCAAGCTCGCGATGGAGGTGCCGATCAGCGCGCGCCTGTCCGTGACCACGGCCGAGGCGGCGGTATGGGCAGCGTCCGAAGCCGTCGGGGCGACGCGCGTTCTCCATTACCAATGCGCCGACGCCGTCCGGGCCGGATTGCTGCAGATCGTACTGGCGGATTTCGAGGTCGAGGCGCTCCCCGTTCATCTGCTCCATGCCGGGCGCGGCGCGCTGCCGTTGAAGATGCGCGTGTTCCTGGAATTCGCGGCAAGGCGCTTGAGGGAAAGGCTGGGCGCTCTCTGA
- the accR gene encoding Transcriptional repressor AccR: MNAPLSGPQRQARLLDQVRTHHFVDVQALTELFGVSVATIRRDLSELETQGLLRRTHGGALFVDQVTRDQANRDRTVANVEAKRRIAQAAADLVVDGDTVIIDAGTTSLEVARQLGTRSGLTIITNSLDISHELANNATGDNRLFVIGGEFHDVNHSFSGPLAAEAVRRFNADKAILSVSSVDLNRGTIGLPSPQFACVQQAMIAVAKAAIVVADASKFGRASLSVVARFDALDCIVTDDDAPAEADQKTVAHGSLLVRA, translated from the coding sequence ATGAACGCTCCACTCTCCGGCCCCCAGCGGCAGGCGCGTCTGCTCGATCAGGTGCGCACGCATCATTTCGTCGATGTGCAGGCGTTGACGGAGCTGTTCGGCGTGTCCGTCGCCACCATCCGCCGCGATCTCTCCGAGCTCGAGACGCAAGGGTTGCTGCGGCGAACCCATGGCGGCGCGCTCTTCGTCGACCAGGTCACGCGCGACCAGGCCAACCGCGACCGGACCGTCGCGAATGTCGAAGCGAAGCGCCGCATCGCTCAGGCTGCTGCGGATCTCGTGGTGGACGGCGATACCGTGATCATCGATGCGGGCACGACCTCGCTGGAAGTCGCCCGTCAACTCGGCACGCGCAGCGGGTTGACGATCATCACCAACAGCCTCGACATCAGCCACGAGCTGGCCAACAACGCCACCGGCGACAACCGGCTCTTCGTCATCGGCGGCGAATTCCATGACGTGAACCATTCGTTTTCCGGGCCGCTGGCCGCCGAGGCCGTGCGACGGTTCAACGCCGACAAGGCCATTCTCAGCGTCTCTTCGGTCGACCTCAACCGCGGCACGATCGGCTTGCCGAGCCCGCAATTCGCCTGCGTGCAGCAGGCGATGATCGCGGTCGCCAAAGCCGCCATCGTCGTCGCCGACGCCTCGAAATTCGGCCGCGCCTCTCTCTCGGTCGTCGCGCGCTTCGATGCGCTCGACTGCATCGTGACGGATGACGATGCGCCCGCAGAAGCTGACCAGAAGACCGTCGCGCACGGTTCCCTGCTCGTTCGCGCCTGA
- a CDS encoding Glycerol-3-phosphate ABC transporter, periplasmic glycerol-3-phosphate-binding protein (TC 3.A.1.1.3): protein MQSSRRTFNKGALAALGALAMPAIARAADTKISFYYPVQVGGPLTKVIDGYVTKFKAANPGIEVEAVYAGNYNDTTTKALTAAKSGAPPTVAVLLATDIYTFLDEGVIEPFDSFIKTDDDRKWVAGFMPAFLKSAQVDGKLWAAPFQRSTAVLYWNKKAFAESGLDPEKFPTTWDEMVRYGKAVLRKDASGKVTRWGVGIPGNVGSAQWLFGALAAQNGASLFKEDGTQTFLSDPKVVEALKFWVDLSKVDGIHPPGIQEWGTTPADFLEGRIAMIWTTTGNLTNIKRNAGFDFGVAPYPGKVAPASVLGGGNFYIFSKASAAEKEAAFRFVKFMTSDEILADWSVQTGYVAPRDGAWETPTLKKYVEEMPAATVARKQIANSVPEFSTYENARTTKVLNDALGAALTGAKPPQAALTEAQAEIDRILKPYRK, encoded by the coding sequence ATGCAGAGTTCACGCAGGACGTTCAACAAAGGCGCGCTCGCAGCACTCGGCGCGCTCGCGATGCCGGCGATCGCACGGGCCGCCGACACCAAGATCAGCTTCTACTACCCCGTCCAGGTCGGCGGCCCGCTGACCAAGGTCATCGACGGCTATGTCACCAAGTTCAAGGCGGCCAATCCCGGCATCGAGGTCGAGGCCGTCTATGCCGGCAACTACAACGACACGACGACCAAGGCGCTGACCGCGGCCAAGAGCGGAGCGCCGCCGACCGTGGCGGTGCTGCTCGCGACCGACATCTATACCTTCCTCGACGAGGGCGTGATCGAGCCCTTCGACAGCTTCATCAAAACCGATGACGACCGCAAATGGGTCGCCGGCTTCATGCCGGCCTTCCTGAAGAGCGCGCAGGTCGACGGCAAGCTCTGGGCTGCCCCATTCCAGCGGTCCACCGCGGTCCTCTACTGGAACAAGAAGGCCTTCGCCGAGAGCGGGCTCGATCCGGAAAAATTCCCGACGACCTGGGACGAGATGGTCCGCTACGGCAAGGCGGTGCTGCGCAAGGACGCATCGGGCAAGGTCACGCGCTGGGGCGTCGGCATTCCCGGCAATGTCGGCTCGGCCCAGTGGCTGTTCGGCGCGCTGGCCGCCCAGAACGGCGCCTCGCTGTTCAAGGAGGACGGCACCCAGACCTTCCTGAGCGATCCCAAGGTCGTGGAAGCCCTGAAGTTCTGGGTCGATCTCAGCAAGGTCGACGGCATCCACCCGCCCGGCATCCAGGAATGGGGCACGACCCCGGCCGACTTCCTGGAAGGCCGGATCGCGATGATCTGGACCACCACCGGCAACCTCACCAACATCAAGCGCAACGCCGGCTTCGACTTCGGCGTCGCGCCCTATCCGGGCAAGGTCGCGCCGGCCTCTGTGCTCGGCGGCGGCAATTTCTACATCTTCTCCAAGGCTTCGGCGGCGGAGAAGGAGGCGGCGTTCCGCTTCGTGAAGTTCATGACCTCGGACGAGATCCTGGCCGATTGGAGCGTCCAGACCGGCTATGTCGCGCCGCGCGACGGCGCCTGGGAGACCCCGACGCTGAAGAAGTACGTCGAGGAGATGCCGGCCGCGACCGTCGCCCGCAAGCAGATCGCCAACTCGGTGCCGGAGTTCTCGACCTATGAGAACGCCCGCACCACCAAGGTGCTCAACGATGCGCTCGGTGCCGCACTGACCGGGGCGAAGCCGCCGCAGGCGGCGCTCACCGAGGCGCAGGCCGAGATCGACCGCATCCTCAAGCCTTATCGCAAGTGA